ccttcctccctccctccctccttcttcctcccttccttcctcctttccttcttttctcttccttccgccctcctttccttccttcttcctctcttccttcctcctttccttccttcttcctctcttccttcctcctttccttccttctttcctccgtcccttcctccctcccttcgttcctccctccctcctttccttcttcctcccttccttcctcttttccttcctccctcctttccttatttcttcctctcttccttcctcctttccttccttcttcctctcttctttcctccttttcttccttcttcctcccttccttccttcttcctcccttccttccttccttgactggaggacaacaggagggttaaaccatgattttaaatatcataaaaactaaactaactgtttGTGAGGTGGCAGCTCGGCTCTGAGCAGCAGGGAATACTCAGGTGTTTATTTAGCTCTGCACTGACACTGAGATCATAGAGACTCATGAATTCATCAGCGTCAGAGTTCATGGAGTGGATAAAAGCATTATGTTATTATTCTGCAGGACCGGTTCTGTTCATCTCAACCTGAGGAGAAAAGGCTGCTCACTTCCTCTCTGCAGGAAAACACAAGTCAGATagaaaccctcctgttgtcctcaggtcaaggaaggacaggaaggatggaaggaaggaaggaagaggagagaaggaaaggagtaaggaagggagggaaaaaggaaggaaggaaggaaggaaggaaggaaggaaggaaggaaggaagaggagagaaggaaaggagtaaggaagggaggaagaaggaaggaaggaaggaaggaaagcaggaaggagggagggaggaaggaaggaaagcaggaaggaaggaaggaaggaaagcaggaagggaggaaggaatgaggaaggaaggaaggaaaggggtaaggaagggaggaaaaaggaagaaggaaggaaggaaggaaggaaagcaggaaggagggagggaggaaggaaggaaagcaggaagggaggaaggaatgaggaaggaaggaaaagggtaaggagggaggaaaagaggaaggaaagcaggaagggaggaagtatggaaggaggagggagcaagaaagagggaaggaagggaagaatgaaagaaaaattaaagaaagggagtaaggaaggaaggaaatgaaggaaggacggaatgatggaaggaaggaaggaatgaaggaaggcaagaaagaaagaaagaaagaaagaaagagaaaaagagaaaaagaaagggtggatggaaagatgaaaggaaaagaagacaggaaggaaagtgggccggattggactcctctggccgggccggttctggcccgtgggcctcatgtttgacacccctgctttaaaCGGTGcagcttctctttcttctctgggGAAAcgatagaagaagaaaaaaaaaccctgataaaagataaaatgagaaaattagagaggaaaaaaagaaagagaaggaaaaagtgCGAGAGGTCAGAGCCGTCATATCATCCGTGACgtctttatcatcatcatcatcatcctttcatcctcttcctcgtcctcgTCTTTAATGAGTCCCTGCGGCTTCGTGTTACATCCGTGTTTCATTATCAGACTCAGAGGTGAAAAagtcacaagaaaaaaaagaacatttatctTCAAAGATCGACTTATTACATGAGACCATTTACAAGATCaacttaaaagtaaaaataatcagAGTCACATCTAATAGAGGAACCAGTAGatacatacagacatttatACCTTAACCGAGCAAACGTTTCCTgctggagatacaactcataaaatccccaaaatatacaaaatatctttaaaaaaactggtaaataaaaagaataattaacatcttATATTCCTCTCCTGCCTGAttaagggttaaaatgactCTGATCGTCCTCGTCCCCATCTTCGTCTTCGTCTTTGTGTTAGTCTTCGTCTTCGTCTTAGTCTTTGTGTTAGTCTTCGTCTTTGTGTTAGTCTTCGTCTTCGTCTTCATCTTCGTCTTTGTGTTAGTCTTCGTCTTTGTGTTAGTCTTCGTCTTCGTCTTAGTCTTTGTGTTCGTCTTCGTCTTTGTGTTAGTCTTCGTGTTAGTCTTCGTCTTTGTGTTAGTTTTCGTGTTAGTCTTCGTCTTTGTGTTAGTCTTCGTCTTTGTGTTAGTCTTCGTCTTCGTCTTTGTGTTAGTTTTCGTGTTCGTCTTCGTCTTTGTGTTAGTCTTAGTCTTTGTGTTAGTCTtcgtctttgtctttgtgttagTTTTCGTGTTCGTCTTCGTCTTTGTGTTAGTCTTCGTCTTTGTGTTAGTCTTCGTCTTCGTCTTTGTGTTAGTTTTCGTCTTTGTGTTAGTCTTCGTCTTCGTCTTTGTGTTAGTTTTCGTCTTTGTGTTAGTCTTCGTCTTCGTCTTCATCTTCGTCTTTGTGTTAGTCTTCGTCTTTGTGTTAGTCTTCGTCTTCGTCTTTGTGTTAGTTTTCGTGTTCGTCTTCGTCTTTGTGTTAGTCTTCGTCTTTGTGTTAGTCTTCGTCTTTGTGTTAGTTTTTCGTGTTCGGTCTTCGTCTTTGTGTTAGTCTTCGTCTTCGTCTTCATCTTCGTCTTTGTGTTAGTCTTCGTCTTTGTGTTAGTTTTCGTGTTCGTCTTCGTCTTTGTGTTAGTCTtcgtctttgtctttgtgttagTTTTCGTGTTCGTCTTTTGTGTTAGTCTTCGTCTTCGTCTTTGTGTTCTGTGTCCTCATCTTCGTCCTCGTCTTCGTCCTCATCTTCGTGTTAGTCTTCGTCTTCGTCTTCATGTTCGTGTTAGTCTTCGTCCTCGTCTTCATGTTCGTGTTAGTCTTCGTCATCTTCGTGTTCGTTTTCGTCCTCATCCTCGTCTTCGTCTTAGTTCATTAAAGCGTGAAGATACTCAGACTACTGCAGACGCTACAGACATGAAGAAGTTTCTGTTTACTGTCTGgattctggttctggttctggttccaCACGTGCAGCAGATCAGCGTCTACAGTCTGTTATATATTTTCCACGTCTGCAGACAaacactttcttctttttccaaaTTTCTGTGTAGTTTCCCCTCCATGAACTGTTGCACATTGGCCTGTTTGTACTTGTTTTAAAGCTTCAGTGCCCATTTGGCTTTTCTAGTGTGAACAGTTGGTGGCGCTATAACGTAGAAACCGAACGATACGAAGACGTAAACAGAGTCATGTGTAAGTCGGTTGTTACGTAACATCTGTAGCTCCGTCCAATGAGAAGCAACGtacaatgtaaacaaaaacaaatctctgTAATATCACATAACACAAATACCAAATAACacacaattaaagaaaaactaaatatagaaaaacattttaaaatagaaaaaataaatatatagaaaaaataaaagctttaaaatgtaaaagcttccaaattgaagcaaaaataaaaaatgtgaaaaaaacatccaaaattaaaatatattaaaaaatgtttttttttaaagtactaccaaataatacaaaatgtaaacaaacatttaaacaattacaaaacagtaaaaatatttttaattattgacaaaacaaaatataacaaaatataacaaaatataacaaaattatagaaaaaataataaaaaaaaatatatatatagaaaaaataaaagctttaaaatgtaa
Above is a window of Scomber scombrus chromosome 20, fScoSco1.1, whole genome shotgun sequence DNA encoding:
- the LOC134002162 gene encoding ATP synthase subunit a-like; amino-acid sequence: MTLIVLVPIFVFVFVLVFVFVLVFVLVFVFVLVFVFVFIFVFVLVFVFVLVFVFVLVFVFVFVFVLVFVLVFVFVLVFVLVFVFVLVFVFVLVFVFVFVLVFVFVFVFVLVLVFVLVFVFVFVLVFVFVFVFVLVFVFVLVFVFVFVLVFVFVLVFVFVFVLVFVFVLVFVFVFIFVFVLVFVFVLVFVFVFVLVFVFVFVFVLVFVFVLVFVFVLVFRVRSSSLFFVFVFVFCVLIFVLVFVLIFVLVFVFVFMFVLVFVLVFMFVLVFVIFVFVFVLILVFVLVH